A window of bacterium genomic DNA:
ATCACCGGTTTTCGTTTCCTTGAGTTTGATCGTACCAGCTAACTCGCCGCAGGAAACAGAATCGACCGTCTTACGATTCTTGCCATTCACTAAGAAAATGGTGTTGATTTTTTCTGCTTTACCGGTTTGGGTGTTGATCAATTCGTCGCCGGTTTTTACCGAACCCGACCAAACCCGGAAAAGCGAAATGTCGCCAACATGGGATTCGTTCATCGATTTGAAGACCTGCACGCAAGCGGGCAGACTCACATCTGGCTTTCGTTTCGAGCCATCCTCCGCCTCTACTGGCTCGCGTTCGGCAGGTGAAGGGCAAAACTCAATCAAGAGATCCAGTAAATCGTCGGTACCGATATTCTTCTTAGCGGAACCGCACATCACCGGATGAACCTTACCGCGTTGAATACCAAGACGAATACCACGATCCAACTCTTCATCGGTTAGTTCACCGGTATCGAAATACTTCTCGATTAGTGCATCGTCGGCTTCGGCAGCCGCTTCGATCAAACCGCGTCTCAATTCTTCGGCTTGCTCTTTGAACTCGGCAGGAATTTCCGACTCAACACTCTTACCGGAACCGTCTTTCCATGTCCGCAATTTCATGTGAACGACGTCGATTATCTGATGAAACGTCTCTTTTCCCACTCCTATCGGATATTGCATCGCCACGCAACCGTTACCGTAAGAAGCGCGGATTTGTTCATACACTTTATCGAAATTCGCATTTTCGCGGTCGAGGCAGTTCACGAAGAACAGCGTGCCGATTCCCTTTTCACGGGCGGCATCAACTG
This region includes:
- a CDS encoding GTP-binding protein, which translates into the protein MSFPMDKIRNIALAGHSGSGKSSLVEAMIFTTGGVNRLGSVDDGTSVSDFHKEEIDRKISIQLSLLNADWHGHHLNLIDTPGFSDFVGEMLCGYQVGDVCIAVVHSVGGVEVGTDHAVDAAREKGIGTLFFVNCLDRENANFDKVYEQIRASYGNGCVAMQYPIGVGKETFHQIIDVVHMKLRTWKDGSGKSVESEIPAEFKEQAEELRRGLIEAAAEADDALIEKYFDTGELTDEELDRGIRLGIQRGKVHPVMCGSAKKNIGTDDLLDLLIEFCPSPAEREPVEAEDGSKRKPDVSLPACVQVFKSMNESHVGDISLFRVWSGSVKTGDELINTQTGKAEKINTIFLVNGKNRKTVDSVSCGELAGTIKLKETKTGDTLCDATSQIKLRRVEFPPPTYRLAIECKNKGSEDKMSTGLAQCHFEDPTFTMHQDSELSQTIVSGQGDVHLN